The Nitrogeniibacter aestuarii genome has a window encoding:
- a CDS encoding GNAT family N-acetyltransferase — protein MKVLSGAWLQARPHVLPLRIAVFVNEQGVPIEMEEDEHDAISLHAWIENASGEVIATGRLLPDGHLGRIAVDRACRGQGHGGAILEHLITAARDRGTAALALHAQTSALPFYEKFGFQSEGDVFMEAGIAHQLMTRQTD, from the coding sequence ATGAAGGTCTTGAGCGGGGCTTGGCTGCAGGCACGACCACATGTCTTGCCGCTACGTATCGCCGTGTTTGTCAATGAACAGGGCGTCCCCATCGAAATGGAAGAGGACGAACACGATGCGATCAGCCTGCACGCCTGGATCGAGAACGCGTCAGGGGAGGTGATCGCCACCGGTCGTTTGCTGCCAGACGGCCATCTTGGGCGGATTGCCGTCGATCGAGCTTGTCGCGGGCAGGGCCATGGGGGCGCAATACTCGAACATCTCATCACTGCCGCCCGCGACCGTGGCACGGCGGCACTTGCGCTGCATGCACAAACTTCGGCCTTGCCGTTCTACGAAAAATTCGGCTTCCAGTCAGAGGGGGACGTGTTCATGGAGGCGGGCATTGCCCACCAGCTCATGACACGCCAGACAGACTGA
- a CDS encoding L,D-transpeptidase: MKAVVHLGRQQLDLFADDGTLFRRYPVSTALNGAGEQNGSGCTPRGHHIVRALIGRGQPKYAAFRGRRPTGEVWSPTLDASQPGRDWILSRILWLSGTEPGRNRLGDCDSMRRYIYIHGTPESEPMGVARSHGCIRMRNDDVIELFDLVQAGLHIEIVE, translated from the coding sequence ATGAAAGCAGTGGTTCATCTCGGCCGCCAGCAGCTCGATCTCTTTGCCGACGATGGCACCCTGTTTCGGCGTTACCCGGTCTCAACGGCACTGAATGGTGCGGGGGAGCAGAACGGATCGGGTTGTACGCCGCGCGGACATCACATCGTGCGCGCTCTCATCGGTCGCGGACAGCCCAAATACGCGGCGTTCAGGGGGCGTCGGCCCACCGGCGAGGTCTGGTCGCCAACACTCGATGCATCACAGCCCGGGCGCGACTGGATTCTCAGCCGGATTCTGTGGTTGTCGGGCACCGAGCCCGGACGCAACCGCCTCGGCGACTGCGATTCCATGCGTCGCTATATCTACATTCACGGCACGCCGGAGTCGGAGCCCATGGGCGTGGCACGATCCCATGGTTGTATCCGCATGCGCAACGATGACGTGATCGAACTGTTCGATCTTGTCCAAGCGGGTCTACATATCGAGATCGTCGAATGA
- the tadA gene encoding tRNA adenosine(34) deaminase TadA, with the protein MTDENFMARAIELAHLAASKGEVPVGAVVVFDGKIVGEGFNQPISLNDATAHAEVVALRDAGRRLGNYRLPGCELFVTLEPCMMCTGAIFHARISRVVFGAPDPKTGVAGSVLDLYKVPNLNHHARIEGGVLADACAEQLRSFFAHRRAAAKRQKEME; encoded by the coding sequence ATGACAGACGAAAATTTCATGGCCCGTGCCATTGAACTGGCGCACCTGGCCGCATCGAAAGGCGAGGTGCCCGTGGGTGCCGTGGTGGTTTTCGACGGGAAAATCGTGGGGGAGGGGTTCAACCAGCCGATCAGCCTCAACGATGCCACGGCGCATGCCGAGGTTGTCGCCCTTCGCGATGCCGGGCGGCGCCTGGGCAATTATCGGCTGCCTGGCTGCGAGTTATTCGTCACACTGGAGCCATGCATGATGTGCACGGGTGCCATATTTCACGCCCGGATCAGCCGTGTCGTGTTCGGTGCGCCCGATCCCAAGACGGGCGTCGCCGGGAGTGTGCTCGATCTGTACAAGGTGCCAAACCTGAACCACCACGCACGGATTGAAGGGGGCGTGCTCGCCGACGCCTGCGCCGAGCAGCTGAGGTCATTTTTCGCTCATCGCCGTGCAGCAGCCAAAAGGCAGAAGGAGATGGAATGA
- a CDS encoding PAS domain S-box protein produces the protein MLCAWLVWLGVQAFADAPWNVLSAVLPILATALVWRRHAVRRTGLHSDEDDTRDAALPRWRLTFAGERATLRALNVRAEELNALIPERESIHWKALVEHQAPLIVGAIDQASGAWALHTDTMSGNDVTILGVPANDQDTCRRELDALHQKIADALSCSVHVLYRLDYKRKAYEYISPVVARVCGVSIEQLRMDDGLLALHARIPPDDLERNRELIQAAIANCRREYADCNLEYRLRDIKGRTRWFRDSMRIFLDAEKNIAYLNGAILEITETRMTSEHFRVTLHSIGDGVITTDARGRVSLLNTQAEVLTGWSQADALGEPADRVLRLRDADDDADLVCPVAEVLKSGKTVRNDGALNLERRDGARIAITVSAAPIFGSGDGATQGVVVVIRDERQTRESLERLHESESRYRTLVESSPVGIFHYDQGLRITFLNQRFAEILGSTQYDLINTPLATLADQSFMPTIRAALSGQPGRYEGEYLPSDGSAPMRLSMRTAPALGVTGEVLGGVAIVEDNTARYEAERKLRESETRYALAMRGTNEGLWDWNPVSKELFLSSRLMVLLGESAESIRTTSDAWLARLHPDDREIYYARMVAHLKGETNHFEFEFRLATHSGDYRWFRSRGVAQRDDNGTAYRMVGSIGDITARKRAQMQLNNELTFSRTLVDSLPVGLCVTRRDGTITLINQHFSRMVGLATRDLREFNCVELVVEEDRPFIYQRMERAFEDGLAWAETALINPDEDPLPVNWLVRRVKLYDSDQLLCIATDISDRKRAEEQMRNLNRELELRVEDRTQQLAAAVKELEAFSYSVSHDLRAPLRAIDGYSRIIRDDYREAFNDEAHTLFDRMLAAVARMSELIDDLLELSRVSRRPLKRRLINMSAMAHVIADNLRHADPSREVSFDIEDGMEVIADENLLKIAIENLLGNAWKFTSKCDQARIRFYRQRRPDEIAYCVEDNGAGFDMRYADKLFGAFQRLHTDRDFEGTGIGLATVARIIQRHGGNVDAEGAPNEGARFYFTLGESDLAGSENTSTERETNDAS, from the coding sequence GTGCTCTGCGCCTGGCTTGTCTGGCTGGGCGTGCAGGCGTTCGCCGACGCGCCGTGGAATGTGCTCAGCGCAGTGTTGCCCATTCTTGCCACTGCCCTGGTGTGGCGAAGGCACGCAGTCCGACGAACCGGATTGCATTCAGACGAAGATGACACCCGCGACGCAGCGTTGCCTCGCTGGCGACTGACGTTCGCCGGCGAGCGCGCCACACTGCGTGCACTCAACGTCAGAGCCGAAGAACTCAATGCGTTGATCCCGGAGCGGGAAAGCATCCACTGGAAGGCGCTGGTCGAGCATCAGGCCCCCTTGATCGTTGGCGCCATTGATCAAGCGTCGGGCGCATGGGCACTGCACACCGACACCATGTCCGGCAACGACGTCACGATTCTGGGCGTGCCTGCCAACGATCAGGACACCTGCCGTCGCGAACTCGATGCGCTGCATCAGAAGATCGCTGATGCACTCAGTTGCAGCGTTCACGTTCTTTATCGGCTGGACTACAAACGCAAGGCCTACGAATACATCTCGCCTGTCGTTGCACGCGTGTGCGGGGTTTCCATCGAGCAACTGCGAATGGATGATGGTCTGCTGGCGCTTCACGCACGAATCCCGCCGGACGATCTGGAGCGAAATCGCGAACTCATCCAGGCGGCCATCGCCAATTGCCGACGAGAGTACGCCGACTGTAATCTGGAATACCGGCTGCGCGACATCAAGGGCAGAACGCGCTGGTTCCGTGATTCGATGCGCATCTTTCTGGACGCCGAGAAAAACATTGCCTATCTGAACGGTGCCATTCTCGAAATCACGGAAACCCGGATGACGAGTGAGCATTTCCGGGTCACTTTGCACTCCATTGGCGACGGGGTGATCACCACCGACGCTCGCGGTCGCGTATCACTGCTCAACACCCAGGCCGAAGTGCTTACCGGCTGGTCACAGGCGGATGCACTGGGTGAGCCGGCTGATCGCGTCCTCCGATTGCGCGACGCGGACGATGACGCTGACCTGGTGTGCCCGGTCGCAGAGGTACTCAAGAGCGGTAAAACGGTTCGCAACGACGGCGCACTCAATCTGGAACGTCGCGACGGCGCCCGGATTGCGATCACCGTCAGCGCAGCACCCATCTTCGGTTCGGGCGACGGCGCCACCCAGGGGGTCGTGGTCGTGATTCGGGATGAACGCCAGACACGTGAGTCTCTCGAGCGCCTGCACGAGAGCGAATCGCGCTACCGGACACTGGTTGAGAGTTCGCCGGTCGGCATTTTTCACTATGACCAGGGTTTGCGCATCACCTTCCTGAATCAGCGCTTTGCGGAGATTCTGGGCAGTACGCAGTACGACCTGATCAACACGCCACTGGCCACGCTGGCAGATCAATCCTTCATGCCGACCATTCGTGCTGCCCTGTCGGGACAACCGGGGCGCTACGAGGGCGAGTACCTGCCTTCCGACGGGAGCGCTCCGATGCGCCTGTCCATGCGCACGGCGCCCGCCCTTGGCGTGACCGGTGAAGTGCTCGGTGGTGTCGCCATCGTTGAAGACAACACCGCGCGCTATGAAGCGGAGCGCAAGTTGCGTGAAAGCGAAACGCGATACGCACTGGCCATGCGCGGCACCAACGAAGGGCTGTGGGACTGGAATCCGGTGTCCAAGGAGTTGTTCCTGTCTTCGCGTCTGATGGTGCTACTGGGCGAGTCGGCCGAATCGATCCGGACCACCAGCGACGCCTGGCTAGCCCGCCTTCACCCCGACGACCGCGAGATTTACTACGCACGCATGGTGGCGCACCTGAAGGGCGAGACGAATCACTTCGAGTTCGAGTTCCGCCTGGCCACGCATTCCGGCGATTACCGCTGGTTCCGATCTCGTGGTGTGGCGCAGCGCGACGATAACGGCACGGCCTACCGGATGGTCGGTTCGATCGGTGACATCACGGCGCGCAAACGCGCCCAGATGCAGTTGAACAACGAACTCACATTCTCGCGCACCCTGGTCGACAGTCTGCCCGTCGGACTCTGCGTGACCCGTCGCGATGGCACCATTACCCTGATCAACCAGCACTTTTCGCGCATGGTGGGCCTCGCCACCCGGGACCTGCGAGAGTTCAATTGCGTCGAACTGGTGGTCGAAGAGGACCGCCCCTTCATCTATCAGCGGATGGAGCGCGCCTTCGAGGACGGACTCGCCTGGGCCGAAACAGCCCTGATCAATCCGGATGAAGACCCCCTGCCCGTCAATTGGCTCGTGCGCCGGGTCAAACTGTATGACAGCGACCAGTTGCTATGCATCGCCACGGACATTTCCGACCGCAAGCGCGCCGAAGAACAGATGCGCAACCTCAATCGAGAGCTTGAGCTCCGGGTCGAGGACCGGACCCAGCAGCTTGCGGCCGCCGTCAAGGAGCTCGAAGCGTTCAGCTATTCGGTGTCGCATGACCTGCGAGCCCCGTTGCGCGCGATTGACGGCTACTCGCGCATCATCCGCGACGACTATCGCGAGGCATTCAACGATGAAGCGCACACGCTCTTCGACCGCATGCTCGCGGCAGTCGCGCGAATGAGCGAACTGATCGACGATCTGCTCGAGCTCTCGCGTGTGTCACGCCGTCCGCTCAAGCGGCGCCTGATCAACATGAGCGCTATGGCTCATGTCATTGCCGACAACCTTCGTCATGCCGATCCGTCACGTGAGGTGAGCTTTGACATCGAGGACGGCATGGAGGTCATTGCGGACGAAAATCTGCTCAAGATCGCCATCGAGAATCTGCTCGGCAACGCCTGGAAATTCACCTCCAAATGTGACCAGGCGCGGATCCGCTTCTACCGTCAGAGACGCCCGGACGAGATCGCCTATTGCGTGGAGGATAATGGCGCGGGTTTCGACATGCGCTATGCGGACAAACTGTTCGGTGCCTTTCAGCGACTGCATACCGACCGCGACTTTGAAGGGACAGGGATCGGCTTGGCCACCGTCGCGCGCATCATTCAGCGCCATGGCGGAAATGTGGACGCCGAAGGCGCCCCGAACGAGGGCGCCAGATTCTACTTCACGTTGGGTGAAAGCGATCTGGCCGGCAGTGAAAACACCTCAACCGAGCGGGAGACTAACGACGCTTCGTGA
- a CDS encoding DUF6116 family protein: protein MQTPLIAAVLNWASRLRFPQLLALTAGLFILDLFVPDPIPLADELLLGLATLLLANLTKRR, encoded by the coding sequence GTGCAGACACCGTTGATTGCCGCCGTGCTCAACTGGGCCAGTCGATTGCGCTTCCCGCAGTTGCTGGCCCTGACAGCCGGGCTCTTCATACTCGATCTGTTCGTGCCGGACCCCATCCCGCTCGCGGATGAGCTGTTGCTGGGTTTGGCCACCTTGTTGCTCGCCAATCTCACGAAGCGTCGTTAG
- the guaA gene encoding glutamine-hydrolyzing GMP synthase — protein sequence MAHQKILILDFGSQVTQLIARRVREHQVFCEIHPCDVTEEFIRDYAPDGIILSGGPNSVYSEIMSAPEVVFQLGKPVLGICYGMQTMADQLGGTVEGSDSREFGYAEVRARGHSKLFNGIEDRTNDDGHGLLDVWMSHGDKVTELPPGFKVIGSNPSCPIAAMADEERGFYGVQFHPEVTHTIKGKEIIGRFVHDICGCGHDWNMPDYVEEAVAAIREQVGDEEVILGLSGGVDSSVAAALIHRAIGDQLTCVFVDNGLLRLNEAEQVMATFGRSLGVKVIHVDATAQFMGHLAGVSDPEQKRKIIGREFVEVFQAEAARLPKAKWLAQGTIYPDVIESAGGKNKKAHTIKSHHNVGGLPETLNLKLLEPLRELFKDEVRELGIALGLPHDMVYRHPFPGPGLGVRILGEVKHEFAELLRRADAIFIDELRASGWYDKTSQAFAVFLPVKSVGVMGDGRTYEYVVALRAVETQDFMTAHWAELPHALLGKVSNRIINEVRGINRVVYDISGKPPATIEWE from the coding sequence ATGGCGCACCAGAAAATTCTCATCCTCGACTTCGGTTCCCAGGTCACCCAGCTCATCGCGCGCCGTGTGCGCGAGCATCAGGTGTTCTGCGAGATCCATCCCTGCGACGTGACCGAAGAGTTCATTCGTGATTACGCGCCGGACGGCATCATTCTGTCGGGCGGCCCGAACTCGGTTTACTCCGAAATCATGTCGGCCCCGGAAGTCGTGTTTCAGCTTGGCAAGCCGGTGCTCGGCATCTGCTACGGCATGCAGACGATGGCCGACCAGCTTGGCGGCACGGTCGAGGGCTCGGACAGCCGCGAGTTCGGTTACGCCGAAGTGCGCGCGCGGGGTCATTCGAAACTCTTCAATGGCATAGAGGACCGTACCAACGACGACGGCCACGGTCTGCTCGACGTCTGGATGAGCCATGGTGACAAGGTGACCGAGTTGCCGCCTGGATTCAAGGTGATCGGTAGTAATCCGTCGTGCCCGATTGCCGCCATGGCGGACGAAGAGCGCGGCTTCTATGGCGTGCAGTTCCATCCCGAGGTGACCCACACCATCAAGGGCAAGGAGATCATCGGTCGTTTCGTTCACGACATCTGCGGATGCGGACACGACTGGAACATGCCGGATTACGTCGAGGAGGCCGTCGCAGCCATTCGCGAGCAAGTGGGCGATGAAGAGGTCATTCTCGGTCTGTCCGGCGGTGTGGATTCTTCCGTTGCTGCTGCGCTCATCCATCGGGCCATTGGCGATCAGCTGACCTGCGTGTTTGTCGACAACGGCTTGCTTCGTCTGAATGAAGCCGAGCAGGTGATGGCGACCTTCGGACGCAGCCTGGGCGTGAAGGTCATTCATGTCGACGCGACGGCGCAGTTCATGGGCCATCTGGCAGGCGTCAGCGATCCGGAACAGAAGCGCAAGATCATCGGGCGCGAGTTCGTCGAAGTCTTCCAGGCTGAAGCCGCCAGGCTCCCGAAGGCCAAGTGGCTGGCCCAAGGCACGATCTACCCTGATGTGATCGAATCGGCCGGTGGAAAGAACAAGAAAGCCCACACCATCAAGAGCCACCACAACGTTGGGGGCTTGCCCGAGACGCTCAATCTCAAGCTCCTGGAACCGCTGCGTGAATTGTTCAAGGACGAGGTGCGCGAGCTCGGGATTGCACTCGGCCTGCCGCACGACATGGTCTATCGTCACCCCTTCCCGGGGCCGGGTCTGGGCGTGCGAATTCTGGGCGAAGTGAAGCACGAGTTCGCCGAGCTGCTGCGCCGTGCAGACGCCATCTTCATCGACGAGTTGCGCGCTTCGGGCTGGTACGACAAAACGTCTCAGGCGTTTGCCGTGTTCCTGCCCGTGAAGAGCGTGGGTGTCATGGGTGATGGCCGCACGTATGAGTATGTGGTGGCCTTGCGGGCCGTGGAAACCCAGGATTTCATGACCGCGCACTGGGCGGAGCTGCCGCATGCGCTGCTGGGCAAGGTGAGCAACCGGATCATCAACGAAGTGCGCGGTATCAACCGCGTGGTCTATGACATCTCCGGCAAGCCACCTGCAACCATCGAGTGGGAATGA
- the guaB gene encoding IMP dehydrogenase, giving the protein MRVIQKALTFDDVLLVPARSDVLPKDVSLRTQLTRNISLNIPLVSAAMDTVTESRLAIALAQEGGIGIVHKNLTAKQQAAEVAKVKRFESGVLKDPMTISPEISVREVMALTRQNKFSGLPVVEGEQVVGIVTNRDLRFETNLDQPVSAIMTPKERLITVPEGESLDTAQALMHKHRLERVLVVNDAGELRGLITVKDMLKATEHPNAAKDEHGSLRVGAAVGVGAGTEERVELLVAAGVDVIVVDTAHGHSKGVLERVAWVKKHFPKVEVIGGNIATADAARALVDAGADGVKVGIGPGSICTTRIIAGVGVPQVTAVNNVSEALKGTGVPMIADGGLRFSGDIAKAIAAGANAVMCGGLFAGTEEAPGETVLFQGRSYKSYRGMGSLGAMQQGSADRYFQDPASNQDKLVPEGIEGRVPYKGPVTAVITQLVGGLRASMGYVGAASIDDMRTQSQFVEITSAGVRESHVHDVQITKEAPNYHVD; this is encoded by the coding sequence ATGCGTGTGATTCAGAAGGCGCTGACGTTCGACGATGTCCTTCTTGTCCCCGCGCGTTCGGACGTCCTGCCCAAGGACGTCAGCCTCCGGACGCAACTGACCCGCAACATCAGCCTGAACATTCCGCTCGTATCCGCTGCAATGGATACGGTCACGGAATCGCGCCTGGCCATTGCGTTGGCACAGGAAGGCGGCATCGGCATCGTTCACAAGAACCTCACCGCGAAGCAACAGGCGGCCGAAGTGGCCAAGGTCAAGCGCTTCGAATCCGGTGTCCTCAAGGACCCGATGACCATCTCGCCGGAAATCTCCGTGCGCGAAGTCATGGCCCTGACGCGTCAGAACAAGTTTTCAGGTCTTCCGGTTGTCGAAGGCGAACAGGTGGTCGGCATCGTGACCAACCGCGACCTGCGCTTCGAAACCAATCTCGATCAACCCGTTTCGGCCATCATGACGCCCAAAGAGCGTCTGATCACCGTCCCGGAAGGCGAAAGCCTGGATACGGCCCAGGCCTTGATGCACAAGCACCGTCTGGAGCGCGTGCTGGTGGTCAATGACGCAGGCGAGTTGCGCGGCCTCATCACCGTCAAGGATATGCTCAAGGCCACGGAGCATCCGAACGCCGCCAAGGACGAACACGGCAGCTTGCGCGTTGGTGCTGCCGTGGGTGTTGGTGCCGGTACCGAAGAGCGGGTCGAACTGCTGGTTGCTGCGGGCGTCGACGTCATCGTGGTCGATACCGCGCACGGTCATTCCAAGGGCGTGCTTGAGCGCGTTGCCTGGGTGAAGAAGCACTTTCCGAAGGTGGAGGTCATCGGCGGCAACATTGCCACTGCGGATGCGGCTCGTGCGCTGGTCGATGCGGGCGCGGATGGCGTGAAGGTCGGCATCGGCCCCGGCTCCATCTGTACCACCCGAATCATTGCCGGTGTCGGTGTGCCGCAGGTGACGGCGGTCAACAACGTCAGCGAAGCCCTGAAGGGGACGGGCGTGCCGATGATCGCAGACGGTGGTCTGCGCTTCTCGGGCGATATCGCCAAAGCCATTGCGGCGGGCGCCAATGCCGTCATGTGCGGCGGACTGTTTGCCGGTACCGAAGAGGCGCCGGGTGAAACGGTGCTGTTCCAGGGGCGTTCCTACAAGTCCTATCGTGGCATGGGATCGCTGGGCGCCATGCAGCAGGGGTCGGCAGATCGTTACTTCCAGGATCCGGCGTCCAATCAGGACAAGCTGGTGCCCGAAGGTATCGAAGGTCGCGTTCCCTACAAGGGGCCGGTGACGGCGGTGATCACTCAGCTTGTCGGCGGCCTGCGTGCCTCCATGGGCTATGTGGGTGCCGCCTCGATCGACGACATGCGCACGCAGTCGCAGTTCGTCGAGATCACTTCCGCGGGCGTTCGCGAATCCCACGTGCACGACGTTCAAATCACCAAGGAAGCCCCCAACTATCACGTTGATTGA
- a CDS encoding DUF4124 domain-containing protein: MQARYASLMIALLLPAFAFAAQVYEWKDASGKMHYSDRPPPGVDAKPTGMTTGKRSAPSSAPSAPLSVAPKSSQPPETPEQAQEREAQEEQSRQRAEVEQERAKTCESATRQLKMLESGQRAQTIGPNGEPVVLDDSGRQQAIQRAREVVMKTCQVPN, from the coding sequence ATGCAAGCACGATATGCCTCACTCATGATCGCCCTGCTCTTGCCCGCGTTCGCCTTCGCGGCACAGGTGTATGAGTGGAAAGATGCCAGCGGCAAAATGCACTACTCCGACCGCCCGCCACCGGGGGTCGATGCCAAGCCGACCGGCATGACAACAGGCAAGCGCTCAGCGCCGTCTTCAGCCCCTTCCGCACCGCTGTCAGTGGCGCCCAAGTCGAGCCAGCCGCCGGAGACGCCCGAGCAGGCTCAGGAACGCGAAGCCCAGGAGGAACAGTCACGCCAGCGGGCAGAAGTTGAACAGGAGCGAGCCAAGACCTGCGAGAGCGCCACGCGCCAACTCAAGATGCTGGAAAGCGGCCAGCGAGCCCAGACCATCGGCCCCAACGGAGAACCTGTCGTGCTCGACGACAGCGGTCGCCAGCAAGCGATTCAGCGTGCGCGCGAAGTCGTCATGAAAACCTGCCAGGTGCCCAACTAG
- a CDS encoding RnfH family protein: MAETIGVEVVYALKDRQEIASVNLPKGATIKDAVEASGLMEKYPEISLEKTGNKVGIYAKLAPLTTEVRDRDRIEIYRPLIADPKEVRRKRAKEGKVMKKGGGEADTDEGAASE; encoded by the coding sequence ATGGCAGAGACGATCGGTGTTGAAGTCGTTTATGCGCTGAAAGACCGCCAGGAGATTGCGTCGGTCAACCTACCCAAGGGCGCGACCATCAAGGATGCCGTCGAGGCGTCGGGTCTGATGGAGAAATATCCGGAAATCAGCCTGGAAAAGACCGGCAACAAAGTCGGGATCTACGCCAAACTGGCGCCGCTGACCACGGAAGTGCGTGATCGCGACCGGATTGAAATCTATCGTCCCCTGATCGCGGATCCGAAAGAGGTTCGCCGCAAACGGGCCAAGGAAGGCAAGGTGATGAAGAAGGGGGGCGGCGAAGCGGACACCGATGAGGGCGCCGCTTCGGAATGA
- a CDS encoding type II toxin-antitoxin system RatA family toxin, protein MAAVKKVVLIEFTPEQMFELVDKVEDYPKFLPWCGGTELHERTESMTAASLRVNYHGIKTEFATVNTKVWPSEMHIRLKEGPFSHLDGGWKFIALGDSACKIEFELNYKFSNRLLDKALGPVFSHIANTFVDAFVKRAEDIYRS, encoded by the coding sequence ATGGCCGCTGTCAAGAAAGTCGTATTGATCGAATTCACTCCCGAGCAGATGTTCGAGCTCGTGGACAAGGTTGAGGATTACCCCAAGTTCCTGCCCTGGTGTGGTGGTACCGAACTGCACGAGCGCACCGAAAGCATGACCGCCGCCTCACTTCGTGTGAACTACCACGGCATCAAGACCGAATTTGCGACAGTGAATACCAAGGTGTGGCCGAGCGAAATGCACATTCGCTTGAAGGAAGGGCCTTTTTCCCATCTTGACGGTGGCTGGAAATTCATTGCCCTGGGTGATTCGGCCTGCAAGATCGAATTCGAACTGAACTACAAGTTCTCCAACCGCTTGCTCGACAAGGCGCTCGGGCCGGTTTTCAGTCACATCGCCAATACCTTCGTGGACGCCTTCGTGAAGCGCGCCGAAGACATTTACCGGAGCTGA
- the smpB gene encoding SsrA-binding protein SmpB, with protein MSIIDNRKAFHDYFIEEKVEAGLVLEGWEVKAIRAGRVNIKESHILMRNGEIFIIGMHLTPLQSASTHVLPDPTRTRKLLMHAQQIDRLIGQVERAGYTLIPLDLHYSKGRVKVTVGLAKGKKQHDKREVAKKRDWERDKARLMRQKV; from the coding sequence ATGAGCATTATCGATAATCGCAAAGCCTTCCACGACTACTTCATCGAAGAGAAAGTCGAGGCCGGGCTCGTGCTCGAAGGTTGGGAGGTCAAGGCCATCCGCGCCGGCCGCGTGAACATCAAGGAATCCCACATCCTGATGCGCAATGGCGAGATCTTCATCATCGGCATGCATCTGACACCGCTGCAATCGGCATCCACCCATGTCTTGCCTGATCCGACACGCACACGCAAGCTGTTGATGCACGCACAGCAGATCGACCGGCTCATCGGGCAGGTTGAACGTGCGGGCTATACCCTCATTCCGCTCGATCTGCATTACAGCAAGGGACGGGTCAAGGTCACGGTGGGTCTGGCCAAGGGCAAGAAGCAGCACGACAAGCGTGAAGTGGCCAAAAAACGTGATTGGGAGCGCGACAAGGCGCGACTGATGCGTCAGAAGGTCTGA